The Negativicutes bacterium genome has a window encoding:
- a CDS encoding amidohydrolase family protein has product MALVIKSANLWNGTGAALQENMGIVMENGKFTRIAPSDEVIPAEGDTVIDAASKFVMPGMIDCHVHVCSSGEPNEAVAMRDASDGYKVLIGTQMIRQDLEAGFTTVRNMGTEHYLDLDLKKAWSEDRITGSRIITCGPAITMTGGHGWTSGLESDGEDECRKHARQLLRQGVEVVKIMATGGVMTPGVEPGSPQLTEPEIRAAVEEAHKAGRKTATHAQGTEGIKNAVRAGIDSIEHGIFLDEELLEMMKTRATALVPTLVAPWHINDGGVAAGIPAYAVEKSMRIAPSHMKSFRMAVQAGLKIALGTDSGTPLNFHGCNAFELQLMIENGMSNEEALLAATKVASEVVDRANLIGSVEMGKLADLLIVEGNPLQDIQVLVEKSHIKTVIQNGKVVHTR; this is encoded by the coding sequence ATGGCTTTGGTAATTAAGAGTGCGAACTTATGGAATGGGACTGGGGCAGCGTTGCAGGAGAATATGGGGATTGTGATGGAAAATGGTAAATTTACCCGGATTGCTCCCAGTGACGAAGTGATCCCGGCAGAAGGCGATACCGTCATCGACGCAGCCAGTAAGTTTGTTATGCCCGGCATGATTGACTGTCACGTTCACGTTTGCAGCAGTGGCGAACCCAACGAAGCGGTTGCGATGAGAGATGCCAGTGACGGCTATAAGGTACTGATTGGCACACAGATGATCCGTCAGGATTTGGAAGCCGGATTTACAACTGTCCGCAATATGGGTACCGAGCATTATCTGGATTTGGATTTAAAGAAAGCCTGGTCGGAAGACCGCATCACCGGCAGCCGGATCATTACTTGCGGACCTGCCATCACCATGACCGGCGGTCATGGCTGGACCTCCGGGCTGGAATCCGATGGGGAAGACGAATGCCGTAAGCATGCGCGGCAGCTGCTGCGTCAAGGCGTAGAGGTTGTGAAAATCATGGCGACCGGCGGCGTGATGACTCCCGGCGTGGAACCCGGGTCTCCTCAATTGACTGAACCGGAAATTCGGGCCGCCGTGGAAGAAGCACACAAAGCCGGCCGCAAAACCGCTACCCATGCGCAGGGAACCGAAGGAATTAAGAATGCCGTGCGCGCCGGTATCGACAGTATTGAGCATGGCATTTTTCTGGATGAAGAATTACTGGAAATGATGAAAACCCGCGCTACCGCTTTGGTTCCCACCCTGGTAGCTCCCTGGCACATTAATGATGGCGGCGTAGCCGCTGGAATTCCGGCCTATGCCGTGGAAAAATCCATGCGCATCGCTCCTTCCCATATGAAGAGCTTCCGTATGGCGGTGCAAGCCGGTTTAAAAATCGCCCTCGGCACCGACTCAGGCACACCGCTGAATTTCCATGGCTGTAATGCGTTCGAGCTGCAGTTAATGATCGAAAACGGAATGAGCAATGAAGAAGCACTGTTGGCGGCAACCAAAGTGGCCTCCGAAGTGGTTGACCGCGCCAATCTGATCGGCAGCGTTGAAATGGGTAAATTGGCTGATTTACTGATCGTTGAAGGCAATCCCCTGCAGGATATTCAAGTCCTGGTAGAAAAATCTCATATCAAGACCGTAATTCAAAACGGTAAGGTTGTCCACACCAGATAA
- the lepB gene encoding signal peptidase I has translation MTLKDVKEFLVELAVSAAIVAFIYFFVAVFPLVPTSSMSPTIATGERIVVEKFSKYYRDFEYGDILVFPCPDQPPSVAPYVKRLIGKGGDVLEFSSGLVYRNGELLNESYAVGTTVSYTQKYEIPPGYLFFMGDNREHSEDARFWHTTSFVREADVIGRAVAVLWPLGHIRSLR, from the coding sequence TTGACACTGAAAGATGTAAAAGAATTTTTGGTGGAACTGGCGGTTTCTGCCGCAATTGTGGCGTTTATTTATTTTTTTGTGGCAGTATTCCCGTTGGTTCCTACCAGTTCGATGAGTCCAACCATTGCGACCGGCGAGCGGATCGTCGTCGAGAAATTCAGCAAATATTACCGTGATTTTGAATACGGTGATATTTTAGTTTTTCCCTGTCCGGATCAACCGCCGAGTGTCGCTCCCTATGTCAAACGGTTGATCGGCAAAGGCGGCGATGTGCTGGAATTTTCCAGCGGGTTGGTTTATCGCAACGGGGAATTGCTGAATGAAAGTTATGCGGTGGGTACTACCGTGAGTTACACCCAAAAATACGAAATACCGCCCGGTTACCTCTTCTTCATGGGGGACAACCGGGAACACTCCGAGGATGCCCGTTTCTGGCATACGACTTCGTTTGTCAGGGAAGCGGATGTGATTGGCAGAGCGGTTGCCGTGCTCTGGCCGCTTGGTCATATTCGTTCTCTGCGGTAG
- a CDS encoding 3-aminobutyryl-CoA ammonia lyase → MQVMIRVRLGSQDAHYGGNLVDGAKMLQLFGDVATELLIRSDGDEGLFRAYEKVEFFSPVYAGDFIEATGQIIRIGNTSRQMEFFAHKVIMPRPDLNASAADVLPEPVLVCQAIGTCVVPKDRQRSKESRESRWKN, encoded by the coding sequence ATGCAGGTGATGATTCGTGTCCGTCTGGGCAGCCAGGATGCCCATTATGGCGGCAATTTGGTGGATGGGGCAAAAATGCTGCAATTGTTCGGGGATGTCGCTACGGAGCTTTTGATCCGCAGTGACGGAGATGAAGGTTTATTCCGTGCCTACGAGAAAGTAGAGTTTTTCAGTCCCGTTTACGCCGGGGATTTTATCGAAGCAACGGGGCAGATCATCCGTATCGGCAACACCTCGCGGCAAATGGAATTTTTCGCTCATAAGGTGATTATGCCGCGACCCGATTTGAATGCTTCTGCCGCTGATGTCCTGCCGGAACCCGTGCTGGTTTGTCAGGCAATCGGTACCTGCGTTGTGCCAAAAGACAGGCAGAGAAGCAAAGAAAGCAGGGAATCGCGATGGAAAAACTAA
- a CDS encoding 3-keto-5-aminohexanoate cleavage protein: MEKLIITASICGAEVTKQQNSAVPYTIAEIGEEAKRAWLAGASIIHLHVREDDGRPTQSADRFRACIDEIYRQCPAALIVQPSTGGAVGMSNTERLQPLSLNPIMASLDCGTCNFGGDDIFINTETTIKEFALRMQERRVKPEIEVFDKGMIDMALRLTKQGYLSEPLHFNLVFGVNGGISGEPRDLIFLAESLPREASYTVTGIGRTAFPLAAMAIILGGHVRVGFEDTIYLAKGIKARSNGELVEKVVRLANEFGRQVATPAEARNILGLPSAE; encoded by the coding sequence ATGGAAAAACTAATCATCACTGCTTCCATCTGCGGCGCGGAGGTGACGAAACAGCAGAATTCAGCCGTTCCTTACACAATAGCGGAAATTGGGGAGGAAGCGAAGCGGGCCTGGCTGGCCGGAGCCAGCATCATTCATCTGCATGTCAGAGAAGATGACGGCAGACCGACGCAAAGTGCGGATCGTTTTCGGGCTTGTATCGATGAAATTTACCGGCAATGTCCCGCTGCATTGATTGTGCAGCCCTCAACCGGCGGAGCTGTTGGCATGAGCAATACGGAACGTCTGCAGCCGTTGAGCCTGAATCCGATTATGGCTTCGCTGGATTGCGGTACTTGCAATTTCGGCGGTGATGACATTTTTATCAATACGGAGACTACGATAAAGGAATTTGCGCTCCGGATGCAGGAGCGCCGGGTCAAACCGGAAATCGAAGTGTTCGATAAGGGTATGATCGATATGGCGCTGCGTTTAACAAAACAAGGTTACTTGAGCGAACCTCTGCATTTCAATTTGGTGTTCGGTGTCAATGGCGGCATCAGCGGAGAACCGCGTGATCTTATATTTCTGGCTGAAAGCCTGCCGCGCGAAGCCAGTTACACGGTGACAGGAATCGGCCGCACGGCTTTTCCTCTGGCCGCTATGGCGATTATCCTGGGTGGGCATGTCAGAGTGGGCTTTGAGGATACGATCTATCTGGCCAAAGGAATCAAAGCCAGGAGCAACGGCGAGTTGGTTGAAAAAGTGGTTCGCCTGGCCAATGAATTCGGACGTCAGGTGGCCACACCGGCGGAAGCGAGAAACATTTTGGGACTGCCAAGCGCAGAATAA
- a CDS encoding L-erythro-3,5-diaminohexanoate dehydrogenase, which yields MNLGNKYGTHRVLEPLGVLPQAATRINNDMSVLYDNEILINVTALNIDSASFNQIKRAVNGDEAQIRAQIMAIVAEKGKMQNPVTGSGGMLIGYVAAIGPALQETALKIGDKIATLVSLSLTPLCIEEILAVHQAIDRVDVKAWAILFESGIYAKLPDDMSENLALAALDIAGAPAQTAKLVKPGDSVLILGAGGKSGMLCLYEAMKCAGPTGNVIAMVRKESDIGKLKTLNLAHRVIVSSATQPLDVLEKTLAANQGKEVDIAISCVNIPNTEMACILPVRENGIVYFFSMATSFTKAALGAEGVGKDVTMIIGNGYTKGHAEVTLAELRENAALRAYFEEKYV from the coding sequence ATGAATTTAGGCAATAAATATGGCACGCACCGCGTGCTGGAACCGTTAGGGGTGCTGCCGCAGGCTGCCACTCGGATCAACAATGATATGTCGGTGCTTTATGATAATGAAATTCTGATCAATGTCACGGCTTTGAACATCGACTCCGCTTCCTTTAATCAGATCAAACGAGCGGTCAATGGTGATGAAGCACAAATACGGGCGCAAATCATGGCAATCGTGGCCGAAAAAGGCAAAATGCAGAATCCCGTGACCGGTTCCGGCGGAATGCTGATCGGATATGTTGCCGCCATCGGCCCTGCCCTGCAAGAAACCGCACTGAAAATCGGCGATAAAATTGCTACCTTGGTTTCGCTTTCGCTGACTCCGCTTTGCATCGAAGAAATTCTTGCGGTACATCAAGCGATCGATCGTGTGGATGTGAAAGCCTGGGCTATTCTCTTTGAGAGCGGTATCTATGCGAAATTACCGGATGATATGAGCGAAAACCTTGCCTTAGCCGCACTCGATATTGCCGGAGCTCCCGCTCAAACAGCCAAACTGGTCAAACCAGGCGACAGTGTGCTGATTTTGGGAGCAGGTGGTAAATCCGGTATGCTTTGTTTGTATGAAGCCATGAAGTGTGCGGGACCGACCGGTAATGTCATCGCCATGGTACGCAAAGAAAGCGATATCGGCAAGCTGAAAACACTGAATTTAGCGCATCGGGTTATTGTTTCCAGCGCTACGCAGCCGTTGGATGTTTTAGAGAAAACACTGGCGGCGAATCAGGGTAAAGAAGTGGATATTGCCATCAGTTGCGTCAATATTCCGAACACGGAGATGGCTTGTATCCTGCCGGTGCGTGAGAATGGCATTGTCTATTTTTTCTCGATGGCGACCAGCTTTACCAAGGCAGCCCTGGGTGCGGAAGGAGTCGGTAAGGATGTGACTATGATCATCGGCAATGGCTACACCAAAGGACATGCCGAAGTGACTTTAGCTGAATTAAGGGAAAACGCAGCGCTGCGGGCTTATTTTGAGGAAAAATATGTCTAG
- the ablA gene encoding lysine 2,3-aminomutase produces the protein MSSVSRRTELFPHVPDQQWQDWHWQIENRIETLAQLKTYLSLTPEEELGIAQCLGNLRMAITPYYLSLIDPTDPWCPIRRQAIPTAQELQRAPADLMDPLHEDEDAPVAGVTHRYPDRVLFLVTDQCSMYCRHCTRRRFAGQHDSAVSMDRIRRGIAYIAAHSEIRDVLLSGGDPLTLSDDRLEAIIAALRAIPHVEIIRIGTRMPVVCPQRITVQLADMLKKYHPIWLNTHFNHANEITAESTAACSRLADVGIPLGNQSVLLAGVNDCIYVMKNLVQELVKIRVRPYYLYQCDLSFGLEHFRTPVSKGIEIIEALRGHTSGFAVPTYVIDAPGGGGKIPVMPNYLISETPDRVILRNFEGVTAAYTEPRHYENLCHCPVCRKEQAAVISGVAQLGQGIGLSLEPDHLARHLRNQQESKASSCKAN, from the coding sequence TTGTCCAGCGTATCCAGAAGAACCGAGTTATTTCCGCATGTCCCGGATCAGCAATGGCAGGATTGGCATTGGCAAATTGAAAATCGAATTGAAACGCTTGCGCAGCTGAAGACTTATCTTTCCCTCACGCCGGAAGAAGAGCTGGGCATCGCGCAGTGCTTAGGCAATCTGCGCATGGCGATTACACCTTATTATCTCAGCCTGATCGACCCGACTGACCCCTGGTGTCCGATTCGTCGTCAGGCGATTCCCACCGCGCAGGAACTGCAGCGGGCACCTGCCGATTTAATGGATCCTCTGCATGAGGATGAGGATGCTCCGGTTGCCGGTGTGACCCATCGTTATCCGGACCGAGTGCTTTTTTTGGTAACCGATCAGTGTTCCATGTACTGCCGACACTGCACGCGGCGGCGCTTCGCAGGTCAGCATGACAGCGCTGTGTCCATGGACCGCATCCGGCGCGGTATCGCTTACATTGCCGCCCATAGCGAAATACGGGATGTGCTGCTCTCCGGCGGTGATCCCCTGACGCTGAGCGACGATCGCCTGGAAGCGATCATTGCCGCGCTGCGGGCGATTCCGCATGTTGAAATCATTCGAATCGGTACACGCATGCCGGTGGTTTGTCCCCAGCGCATTACGGTACAACTGGCTGATATGCTGAAAAAATACCATCCGATTTGGCTGAATACGCATTTTAATCATGCCAATGAAATTACCGCCGAATCCACGGCTGCCTGCAGCCGCCTGGCGGATGTCGGGATTCCGCTGGGCAATCAGAGCGTTTTACTGGCCGGCGTCAATGATTGTATCTATGTCATGAAAAATCTGGTGCAGGAATTGGTGAAAATCAGAGTGCGGCCTTATTATCTTTATCAGTGCGACCTTTCTTTCGGATTGGAACACTTCCGTACTCCGGTCAGCAAAGGGATTGAGATTATCGAAGCTTTGCGCGGACACACCTCCGGCTTTGCCGTTCCCACTTATGTGATCGATGCGCCCGGCGGCGGCGGCAAAATTCCGGTTATGCCGAATTATCTGATCAGTGAGACGCCGGATCGCGTCATCCTGCGCAATTTTGAAGGTGTGACCGCCGCCTATACCGAGCCGCGTCATTATGAAAATCTCTGTCATTGTCCGGTCTGCCGCAAAGAGCAGGCGGCAGTCATCAGCGGAGTCGCTCAATTGGGACAGGGGATTGGACTTTCTTTGGAACCCGATCATTTGGCACGCCATCTGCGTAATCAGCAGGAAAGCAAGGCATCTTCATGCAAAGCAAATTAA
- a CDS encoding lysine 5,6-aminomutase subunit alpha, translating into MQSKLNLNHDLVTQARGYAASIARHTQQFIDGHTTVSVERAICRLLGIDGVTAAQVPLPNILVDHLVRKNMLACGAADALANAVIQSGLTPQQIAEAVADDSLDLSRMPRLDQTAQRRALAPFLAAALQRITANRQARQDFLTQHGDKEGPLLYLIVATGNIYEDITQASAAAKQGADVIAVIRTTGQSLLDYVPYGATTEGFGGTYATQENFRLMRAALDAVGEETGRYIRLCNYCSGLCMPEIAAMGALERLDVMLNDALYGILFRDINMQRTLIDQAFSRRINAFAGVIINTGEDNYLTTADAVEEAHTVLASQFLNEQLALQAGLPAQQMGLGHAFEISPEVTNGFVLELAQAQMTREIFPQAPLKYMPPTKFMTGDIFQGQVQDTLFNMVTILTGQKIHLLGMLTEAIHTPLMSDRALSIANAQYVFRTMQNLGDEISFRSGGIVETRAAEVLQKACDLLREIDRIQLFAALEQGIFANIRRSKTGGKGLEGVMAKEYVYFNPFAEAMQREGMAR; encoded by the coding sequence ATGCAAAGCAAATTAAATCTGAACCATGATTTGGTGACTCAGGCACGCGGCTATGCGGCCAGTATTGCCCGGCATACCCAACAATTCATTGATGGTCACACAACCGTCAGTGTGGAACGGGCGATTTGCCGCTTGCTCGGTATCGATGGCGTTACAGCGGCACAGGTACCGTTGCCGAATATTTTGGTGGATCACCTGGTCCGTAAGAATATGTTGGCTTGCGGTGCTGCCGATGCCCTTGCCAATGCTGTTATTCAGTCCGGCTTGACCCCACAGCAGATCGCCGAAGCGGTCGCGGACGATTCGCTCGACCTTAGTCGGATGCCGCGGCTGGACCAAACGGCGCAGCGCCGGGCTTTGGCTCCCTTTCTGGCAGCCGCACTGCAACGGATTACAGCCAACCGGCAAGCGCGGCAGGATTTTCTGACACAGCATGGCGACAAAGAAGGTCCCTTGCTCTATTTGATTGTGGCGACCGGTAATATTTACGAAGACATCACGCAGGCAAGCGCGGCTGCCAAACAGGGAGCTGATGTGATTGCCGTGATCCGCACCACCGGGCAAAGTCTGCTGGATTATGTTCCCTACGGCGCCACAACCGAAGGATTTGGCGGCACTTATGCCACCCAGGAAAACTTCCGGCTGATGCGGGCAGCCCTGGATGCAGTCGGTGAGGAAACGGGACGCTATATCCGTCTCTGTAATTATTGCTCCGGGCTTTGTATGCCGGAAATTGCCGCCATGGGCGCCCTGGAACGCCTGGATGTGATGCTCAACGATGCGCTTTACGGGATCCTCTTCCGCGATATCAACATGCAGCGGACGCTGATCGACCAGGCTTTTTCGCGCCGGATCAACGCCTTTGCCGGTGTGATCATCAATACCGGGGAAGACAATTATCTGACGACGGCCGATGCGGTGGAGGAAGCGCATACGGTATTGGCTTCCCAGTTTTTAAATGAGCAATTGGCCCTGCAGGCGGGGCTGCCCGCGCAGCAAATGGGTTTAGGCCACGCTTTTGAAATTTCACCCGAGGTGACCAATGGTTTTGTCCTGGAACTGGCACAGGCTCAAATGACCCGGGAAATCTTCCCGCAGGCACCGCTGAAGTATATGCCTCCCACGAAATTTATGACCGGTGATATTTTTCAAGGTCAGGTTCAGGATACCCTGTTCAATATGGTGACCATCCTGACCGGGCAGAAGATCCATCTGCTCGGGATGCTCACCGAAGCCATTCATACGCCTTTGATGTCCGACCGCGCTCTTTCCATTGCCAATGCCCAGTATGTCTTTCGTACCATGCAGAATTTAGGGGATGAAATCAGCTTCCGTTCCGGTGGGATCGTCGAGACACGCGCCGCCGAAGTGCTGCAAAAAGCCTGTGATTTATTGCGGGAAATCGACCGCATCCAGCTTTTTGCCGCTTTGGAGCAGGGCATTTTCGCCAATATCCGCCGCAGTAAAACAGGCGGCAAGGGTTTGGAGGGTGTTATGGCCAAAGAATATGTTTACTTCAATCCGTTTGCGGAAGCGATGCAGCGAGAGGGGATGGCACGATGA
- a CDS encoding cobalamin-dependent protein (Presence of a B(12) (cobalamin)-binding domain implies dependence on cobalamin itself, in one of its several forms, or in some unusual lineages, dependence on a cobalamin-like analog.): MSGSWYKQQSSAAETALDLQHLKPYGDTMNDGKVQLSFTLPVADDEKGVAAALALAGQMGLSNASVVHHKRLDSSFSFYILYGSLLHSVDYSKLPVAAVSEKAMPLAATDALIRSELGRKIVVVGASTGSDAHTVGIDAIINRKGFAGHYGLERYEMFETYNLGSQVANEELLQKALQVAADVLLVSQTVTQKEVHIRNLTELIELSEAEGVREQLLMICGGARITSELAKELGYDAGFGAGKYADDVATFIAKEMIRRQALRRT, from the coding sequence ATGAGCGGGAGCTGGTACAAACAGCAGAGTTCTGCTGCCGAGACTGCCTTGGACCTGCAACACCTGAAACCTTACGGAGATACGATGAATGATGGCAAAGTGCAGCTGAGCTTTACTCTGCCGGTTGCCGACGATGAAAAAGGCGTGGCGGCCGCCCTGGCTCTGGCCGGTCAAATGGGTTTGTCCAACGCCTCCGTGGTTCATCACAAGCGTTTGGACAGCAGTTTTTCTTTTTATATTCTCTATGGTTCTCTCTTGCACAGTGTGGATTACAGCAAGCTTCCGGTTGCGGCAGTCAGCGAAAAAGCCATGCCGCTGGCGGCAACGGATGCCTTGATCCGCAGCGAATTGGGCCGCAAGATCGTTGTGGTCGGCGCTTCTACCGGCAGTGATGCGCATACGGTGGGGATTGACGCCATTATTAATCGCAAAGGCTTTGCCGGTCATTACGGTCTGGAACGCTATGAGATGTTTGAAACCTATAATCTCGGCAGCCAGGTTGCCAATGAAGAGCTGCTGCAGAAAGCGCTGCAAGTGGCGGCGGATGTGCTTTTGGTTTCACAGACTGTGACACAGAAGGAGGTTCATATCAGAAACTTAACCGAACTGATTGAATTGAGCGAGGCGGAGGGGGTGCGGGAGCAGCTGCTGATGATTTGCGGCGGTGCGCGTATCACCAGTGAATTGGCCAAAGAACTGGGTTATGACGCCGGATTTGGTGCCGGCAAATATGCCGATGATGTGGCGACCTTTATTGCCAAAGAAATGATTCGCCGGCAGGCTTTGCGGCGAACTTAG
- a CDS encoding acetyl-CoA C-acetyltransferase has translation MEKIYIVSACRTAIGTMNGSLKDTPAVELGAKVIAAALERAALRGNQVCEVVMGNVLQAGLGQNPARQAAVKAGIPYTCPAMTINKVCGSGLAAVVYAQRSILAGEADCVVAGGMENMDLAPYALQGLRYGVRMGNAEATDLMVYDGLTDVFLQYHMGLTAENVAERYQISREAQDQFALASQLKAEAAIRSGRFADEIVPLELVDRKKNVTIFQQDEHPRFGSNLAGLQRLRPAFSKEGTVTAGNASGINDGAAAVIVCGERFLLENHLKPLARIVAGGSAGLDPAFMGLGPVPAVEQALTKAGMTAEQVDLIEANEAFAAQSLAVMQELGWDPGKVNVNGGAIALGHPIGASGARILVTLLYEMKKRSLRYGLATLCIGGGMGEALIIERDERCGEN, from the coding sequence ATGGAGAAAATCTACATTGTCAGTGCCTGCCGTACCGCCATCGGTACGATGAACGGCAGTCTGAAGGACACGCCCGCGGTAGAATTGGGCGCTAAAGTGATCGCTGCCGCGCTGGAGCGGGCAGCTTTGCGGGGCAATCAGGTTTGCGAAGTGGTTATGGGCAATGTTCTGCAGGCTGGCTTGGGTCAAAATCCTGCCCGCCAGGCAGCAGTCAAAGCCGGGATTCCCTATACTTGCCCAGCCATGACCATCAATAAAGTCTGCGGTTCCGGTTTGGCAGCGGTTGTTTACGCGCAGCGCAGCATTTTAGCCGGAGAAGCCGATTGCGTGGTCGCCGGAGGCATGGAGAATATGGATCTTGCTCCTTATGCGCTGCAAGGTTTGCGTTACGGTGTCCGTATGGGTAATGCCGAGGCCACGGATCTGATGGTTTATGATGGCCTGACGGACGTCTTTTTGCAATATCATATGGGTCTGACTGCGGAAAATGTCGCCGAGCGCTATCAGATCAGCCGGGAAGCCCAAGATCAATTCGCCCTGGCTTCGCAGCTGAAAGCGGAGGCTGCCATCCGGAGCGGACGTTTTGCTGATGAAATTGTGCCGCTCGAGTTGGTGGACCGCAAAAAAAACGTGACGATTTTTCAGCAGGACGAGCATCCTCGTTTTGGCAGCAACCTGGCGGGACTGCAACGCTTGCGGCCTGCTTTCAGCAAAGAAGGCACTGTCACCGCCGGCAACGCTTCCGGTATCAACGACGGAGCAGCCGCGGTGATTGTCTGCGGCGAACGTTTTCTGCTGGAAAATCACTTGAAACCACTGGCACGGATTGTGGCCGGCGGTTCAGCCGGTTTGGATCCGGCCTTCATGGGGCTGGGACCGGTCCCGGCGGTAGAGCAAGCCTTAACCAAAGCGGGGATGACAGCGGAACAAGTGGATTTGATTGAGGCGAACGAAGCGTTTGCCGCTCAATCGCTGGCCGTCATGCAAGAATTAGGCTGGGATCCGGGAAAAGTCAATGTCAATGGCGGCGCCATTGCCTTAGGACATCCCATTGGTGCGTCAGGTGCCCGGATCCTGGTAACTTTGCTGTATGAAATGAAAAAACGCAGTCTGCGTTATGGTTTAGCAACGCTTTGTATCGGCGGCGGTATGGGAGAAGCCTTAATTATCGAACGCGACGAGCGCTGCGGGGAGAAT